One window of the Canis aureus isolate CA01 chromosome 17, VMU_Caureus_v.1.0, whole genome shotgun sequence genome contains the following:
- the F7 gene encoding coagulation factor VII isoform X1, producing MGLTMVAWAGELALLCFLLGLQGSLAAVFLTQEEAQGVLHRQRRANSFLEELRAGSLERECREEQCSFEEAREIFQDVDRTRQFWISYKDGDQCASNPCQNGGSCEDQLQSYICFCPDDFQGRNCETNKKDQLICMNENGGCQQYCSDHAEARRSCWCHEGYTLQDDGVSCMPIVEYPCGKIPVLEKRIGSNPQGRIVGGKVCPKGECPWQAAVKVDGKLLCGGTLIDAAWVVSAAHCFERIKNWKNLTVVLGEHDLSEDDGDEQERHVAQVIVPDKYIPLKTNHDIALLHLRTPVAYTDHVVPLCLPEKTFSERTLAFIRFSTVSGWGQLLDRGATALQLMAIDVPRVMTQDCQEQSRRRSGSPAITENMFCAGYLDGSKDACQGDSGGPHATKFQGTWYLTGVVSWGEGCAAEGYFGVYTRVSQYIEWLRQLMVSSHTLRGLLRAPLP from the exons ATGGGTCTCACCATGGTTGCCTGGGCAGGTGAGCTGGCCCTCCTCTGCTTCCTACTGGGCCTGCAGGGGTCTCTGGCTGCAG TCTTCCTCACCCAGGAGGAAGCCCAGGGTGTCCTGCACCGGCAAAGGCGCGCCAACTCGTTCCTGGAGGAGCTGCGGGCCGGCTCCCTGGAGAGAGAGTGCCGGGAGGAGCAGTGCTCCTTTGAGGAGGCCCGGGAGATCTTCCAGGACGTGGACAGGACG AGGCAATTCTGGATTTCTTACAAAG atggggaccagtgcgCCTCGAATCCATGCCAGAACGGAGGCTCCTGTGAGGACCAGCTCCAGTCCTACATCTGCTTCTGCCCCGATGACTTCCAGGGCCGGAACTGTGAGACAA ATAAGAAGGACCAGCTGATCTGTATGAATGAGAATGGAGGCTGTCAGCAGTACTGCAGTGACCACGCAGAGGCCAGGCGTTCCTGCTGGTGCCACGAGGGGTACACGCTCCAAGACGATGGAGTGTCCTGCATGCCCATAG TGGAATATCCGTGTGGAAAAATACCTGTTCTGGAGAAGAGAATTGGCAGCAACCCCCAAGGCCGAATTGTGGGTGGCAAAGTGTGCCCCAAAGGGGAGTGCCCCTGGCAG GCGGCAGTGAAGGTGGATGGGAAGCTGCTGTGTGGGGGCACCCTGATCGATGCTGCCTGGGTCGTCTCTGCAGCTCACTGCTTCGAAAGAATCAAGAACTGGAAAAACCTGACGGTGGTCCTGG GCGAGCATGACCTCAGTGAGGACGACGGCGATGAGCAGGAGCGGCATGTGGCCCAGGTCATCGTCCCCGATAAGTACATTCCCCTCAAGACGAACCATGACATCGCCCTGCTGCACCTGCGCACACCCGTGGCCTACACCGACCATGTGGTGCCTCTGTGTCTGCCCGAGAAGACCTTCTCCGAGAGGACGCTGGCCTTCATCCGCTTCTCAACCGTCAGCGGCTGGGGCCAGCTGCTTGACAGGGGCGCCACGGCCCTCCAGCTCATGGCCATCGACGTGCCTCGGGTGATGACCCAGGACTGCCAGGAGCAGTCCCGCAGGAGAAGTGGCTCCCCCGCCATCACTGAGAATATGTTCTGTGCCGGCTACCTGGACGGGAGCAAGGACGCCTGCCAGGGGGACAGCGGGGGCCCGCATGCCACGAAGTTCCAGGGCACATGGTACCTGACAGGTGTCGTCAGCTGGGGGGAGGGCTGTGCGGCCGAAGGCTACTTTGGAGTGTACACCAGGGTCTCCCAGTACATCGAGTGGCTGCGCCAGCTCATGGTCTCCAGCCATACCTTGAGAGGCCTCCTCCGGGCCCCACTGCCCTAG
- the F7 gene encoding coagulation factor VII isoform X2, which produces MGLTMVAWAGELALLCFLLGLQGSLAADGDQCASNPCQNGGSCEDQLQSYICFCPDDFQGRNCETNKKDQLICMNENGGCQQYCSDHAEARRSCWCHEGYTLQDDGVSCMPIVEYPCGKIPVLEKRIGSNPQGRIVGGKVCPKGECPWQAAVKVDGKLLCGGTLIDAAWVVSAAHCFERIKNWKNLTVVLGEHDLSEDDGDEQERHVAQVIVPDKYIPLKTNHDIALLHLRTPVAYTDHVVPLCLPEKTFSERTLAFIRFSTVSGWGQLLDRGATALQLMAIDVPRVMTQDCQEQSRRRSGSPAITENMFCAGYLDGSKDACQGDSGGPHATKFQGTWYLTGVVSWGEGCAAEGYFGVYTRVSQYIEWLRQLMVSSHTLRGLLRAPLP; this is translated from the exons ATGGGTCTCACCATGGTTGCCTGGGCAGGTGAGCTGGCCCTCCTCTGCTTCCTACTGGGCCTGCAGGGGTCTCTGGCTGCAG atggggaccagtgcgCCTCGAATCCATGCCAGAACGGAGGCTCCTGTGAGGACCAGCTCCAGTCCTACATCTGCTTCTGCCCCGATGACTTCCAGGGCCGGAACTGTGAGACAA ATAAGAAGGACCAGCTGATCTGTATGAATGAGAATGGAGGCTGTCAGCAGTACTGCAGTGACCACGCAGAGGCCAGGCGTTCCTGCTGGTGCCACGAGGGGTACACGCTCCAAGACGATGGAGTGTCCTGCATGCCCATAG TGGAATATCCGTGTGGAAAAATACCTGTTCTGGAGAAGAGAATTGGCAGCAACCCCCAAGGCCGAATTGTGGGTGGCAAAGTGTGCCCCAAAGGGGAGTGCCCCTGGCAG GCGGCAGTGAAGGTGGATGGGAAGCTGCTGTGTGGGGGCACCCTGATCGATGCTGCCTGGGTCGTCTCTGCAGCTCACTGCTTCGAAAGAATCAAGAACTGGAAAAACCTGACGGTGGTCCTGG GCGAGCATGACCTCAGTGAGGACGACGGCGATGAGCAGGAGCGGCATGTGGCCCAGGTCATCGTCCCCGATAAGTACATTCCCCTCAAGACGAACCATGACATCGCCCTGCTGCACCTGCGCACACCCGTGGCCTACACCGACCATGTGGTGCCTCTGTGTCTGCCCGAGAAGACCTTCTCCGAGAGGACGCTGGCCTTCATCCGCTTCTCAACCGTCAGCGGCTGGGGCCAGCTGCTTGACAGGGGCGCCACGGCCCTCCAGCTCATGGCCATCGACGTGCCTCGGGTGATGACCCAGGACTGCCAGGAGCAGTCCCGCAGGAGAAGTGGCTCCCCCGCCATCACTGAGAATATGTTCTGTGCCGGCTACCTGGACGGGAGCAAGGACGCCTGCCAGGGGGACAGCGGGGGCCCGCATGCCACGAAGTTCCAGGGCACATGGTACCTGACAGGTGTCGTCAGCTGGGGGGAGGGCTGTGCGGCCGAAGGCTACTTTGGAGTGTACACCAGGGTCTCCCAGTACATCGAGTGGCTGCGCCAGCTCATGGTCTCCAGCCATACCTTGAGAGGCCTCCTCCGGGCCCCACTGCCCTAG